From the Martelella mediterranea DSM 17316 genome, one window contains:
- a CDS encoding ABC transporter permease codes for MIKRIPYPALVGLFVTICFFLAAIFAPFLAPYGMSQVVGDVWEPASAAYWLGTDNIGRDLLSRLIYGGRTTIFVAIAATMVAFAVGTALGLFAAVIGGWVDQALSRLVDLIMAIPSLIFALVVLSVMPVTVPILIVVIGLLEATRMFRLSRAVAADLAVMDFVEAAQLRGEGRGWVIFREILPNAISPLIAELGMRFIFVVLFVSTLSFLGLGIQPPNADWGGIVKENKDGIVYGIPAALLPAVAIAALAISVNLVADWILERTTSLKGGRNG; via the coding sequence ATGATAAAACGAATACCTTATCCCGCCCTTGTCGGCCTGTTTGTCACCATCTGCTTCTTCCTCGCGGCTATCTTCGCGCCGTTTCTTGCGCCCTATGGCATGAGCCAGGTTGTCGGCGATGTCTGGGAGCCGGCGTCCGCCGCGTACTGGCTTGGCACCGACAATATCGGCCGCGATCTGCTGTCGCGCCTGATCTATGGCGGCCGCACCACGATTTTCGTGGCAATCGCGGCAACCATGGTTGCCTTTGCTGTCGGCACGGCGCTTGGGCTTTTCGCTGCCGTCATCGGCGGATGGGTGGATCAGGCGTTGTCGCGCCTCGTCGACCTCATCATGGCCATTCCATCGCTGATCTTTGCGCTGGTGGTGCTCTCGGTGATGCCGGTCACGGTGCCGATCCTGATCGTCGTCATCGGGCTGCTGGAGGCCACCCGCATGTTCCGCCTGTCGCGCGCCGTTGCAGCCGATCTTGCCGTCATGGACTTTGTCGAGGCAGCGCAGCTTCGCGGTGAAGGCCGTGGCTGGGTGATCTTCCGTGAAATCCTGCCGAATGCGATTTCGCCGCTGATTGCCGAACTCGGCATGCGCTTCATCTTCGTCGTTCTGTTCGTCTCGACGCTTTCCTTCCTCGGTCTCGGCATCCAGCCGCCGAATGCCGACTGGGGCGGCATCGTGAAGGAAAACAAGGATGGCATCGTCTATGGCATTCCCGCAGCCCTGCTGCCGGCCGTTGCGATCGCCGCGCTCGCCATCTCCGTCAATCTGGTCGCCGACTGGATTCTGGAACGCACGACATCGCTGAAAGGAGGCCGCAATGGCTGA
- a CDS encoding carnitine 3-dehydrogenase, with protein sequence MSSDGPSKVAIIGGGVIGGGWAARFLLNGFDVSVFDPDPEAERKIGEVIANARRSLPALYDKPLPVEGALTFCDTLEEAVCEAIWVQESVPERLALKHETHAAISAAAGKGAIIGSSTSGFKPSELNEKGARAIVAHPFNPVYLLPLVELVGDKATCEKAAEILRSIGMYPLTVKKEIDAHIADRLLEAIWRESLWLVKDGVATTEDIDEAIRMGFGLRFAQMGLFETYRIAGGEAGMKHFMAQFGPALSWPWTKLMDVPEFNDELVGLIAGQSDAQSGAKSIRELERERDDNLVGILRALKVSDNASGKVVSAHEADLVVSGERDGLPVTLNRQVPSSWTDYNGHMNETFFLEAGSKATDGFMALIGADAAYIASGLSYFTVESHVRYLNEVHEGDRLTATSQLLSGQGKKMHLFHRLFRGDGELAATVETLLLHTDLKARRTCVPEGEVAEKLAEFERIHSGFDADGAGRFVGERPGSR encoded by the coding sequence ATGAGTTCGGATGGCCCATCAAAGGTCGCCATTATCGGCGGCGGCGTGATCGGCGGCGGTTGGGCCGCGCGCTTCCTGCTGAATGGTTTTGATGTCTCAGTGTTCGATCCCGATCCGGAAGCCGAGCGGAAGATTGGCGAGGTCATCGCCAATGCCCGCCGCTCGCTGCCGGCGCTCTACGATAAGCCGCTGCCCGTCGAAGGGGCGCTGACCTTCTGTGACACACTTGAAGAGGCTGTCTGCGAGGCCATCTGGGTACAGGAAAGCGTGCCGGAACGGTTGGCGCTGAAGCATGAAACCCATGCAGCAATTTCTGCGGCGGCGGGGAAGGGGGCGATCATCGGTTCGTCCACGTCCGGTTTCAAACCGTCTGAGCTGAATGAAAAGGGCGCCCGCGCCATCGTCGCCCATCCCTTCAACCCGGTCTATCTGCTGCCGCTCGTTGAACTCGTCGGCGACAAGGCGACCTGCGAAAAGGCTGCCGAGATTCTCCGTTCTATCGGCATGTATCCGCTGACGGTGAAGAAGGAAATCGACGCCCATATCGCCGACCGGCTTCTCGAAGCGATCTGGCGCGAGAGCCTGTGGCTGGTGAAGGACGGCGTTGCCACGACAGAGGATATCGACGAGGCGATCCGCATGGGCTTTGGCCTGCGCTTTGCCCAGATGGGCCTGTTCGAGACCTACCGCATTGCCGGTGGCGAGGCGGGTATGAAGCATTTCATGGCGCAGTTCGGTCCGGCGCTTTCCTGGCCGTGGACGAAGCTCATGGACGTGCCGGAATTTAATGATGAACTTGTCGGGCTGATCGCCGGGCAGTCAGACGCGCAGTCCGGCGCAAAGTCCATCCGTGAACTGGAGCGGGAGCGCGACGACAATCTTGTCGGCATCCTGCGGGCGCTGAAGGTCAGCGACAATGCCTCCGGCAAGGTCGTGTCGGCGCATGAGGCCGATCTTGTCGTCAGCGGAGAGCGTGACGGACTTCCCGTAACGCTCAACCGCCAGGTGCCGTCGTCATGGACCGATTATAACGGCCACATGAACGAGACCTTCTTTCTGGAGGCCGGCTCCAAGGCGACGGACGGTTTCATGGCGCTGATCGGCGCGGATGCAGCCTATATCGCCAGTGGCCTCAGCTATTTCACCGTCGAAAGCCATGTGCGCTATCTGAACGAGGTTCACGAGGGTGACAGGCTGACGGCGACGTCGCAACTGCTCTCCGGCCAGGGCAAGAAGATGCATCTGTTCCACCGGCTTTTCCGCGGTGACGGCGAACTGGCGGCAACCGTCGAGACGCTGCTGCTGCACACCGACCTCAAGGCACGTCGCACCTGCGTTCCGGAAGGTGAGGTCGCCGAAAAGCTGGCGGAATTCGAGCGTATACATTCCGGTTTCGATGCCGATGGCGCTGGCCGTTTTGTCGGCGAGCGCCCCGGCAGTCGTTAG
- a CDS encoding ABC transporter substrate-binding protein, which translates to MNNYRKFLTPGILKSGMSRRAFIARTSALGVGAVAANSMFGRMAMAQEPVKGGTLRMGLGGGSSTTSLDPALIASQVPFHVVRAYGEQLLEVNADGSLNPRLAESFEASDDAKTWTFKIRQGVKFHNGETMTPEDVRQTLLRHSDEDSKSGALGIMRGISDIRVDGENLIVEVDVPTADLPYLLSDFHLAIQPGGGREDPTAGIGTGAYRIVEAEPGVRYTFEKFADYWDDSRGHFDTIEMTIINDATARNAALQSGQVDIVNQVAPRVAGLLDRAPNITVDHVAGRGHYVFIMQCDQPPFDNRELRNALKYAINREEMVEKILRGYGSVGNDFPINESYPLFDDSIEQRTYDPEKAAELYKASGHDGSPIILRVAETAFPGAVDAAQLFQQSAQAAGIPLEIQREPDDGYWSDVWNNTPFCASYWDGRPVQDQMYTTAYLSSADWNDTHFYNEEFDELLLEAKGELDQETRKEQYSQMAQILRDEGGLICPMFNEFVQAVSTDVQGWEENGVFELMNGLAPVKCWKA; encoded by the coding sequence ATGAACAATTATCGGAAATTTCTCACACCCGGCATTTTGAAGAGCGGCATGTCCCGCCGTGCATTCATCGCCCGCACCTCGGCGCTTGGCGTCGGTGCCGTTGCCGCCAATTCGATGTTCGGCCGCATGGCCATGGCGCAGGAGCCGGTCAAGGGCGGCACGCTGCGCATGGGCCTCGGCGGCGGTTCGTCGACCACCTCGCTCGACCCGGCGCTGATTGCCAGCCAGGTTCCCTTCCACGTTGTCCGCGCCTATGGCGAACAGCTTCTCGAAGTGAACGCAGACGGCTCGCTGAACCCGCGCCTTGCCGAATCCTTCGAGGCCTCCGACGACGCCAAGACCTGGACCTTCAAGATCCGCCAGGGCGTCAAGTTCCACAATGGCGAGACGATGACGCCGGAAGATGTGCGCCAGACGCTGCTGCGCCATTCCGATGAGGACTCCAAGTCCGGCGCGCTCGGCATCATGCGCGGCATTTCCGATATCCGCGTCGATGGCGAAAACCTGATCGTCGAGGTCGATGTGCCGACGGCGGACCTTCCTTATCTCCTTTCCGACTTCCATCTGGCAATCCAGCCGGGCGGTGGCCGCGAAGACCCGACCGCCGGCATCGGTACCGGCGCCTACAGGATCGTCGAGGCCGAGCCGGGCGTTCGCTACACGTTTGAAAAGTTTGCCGACTACTGGGATGACAGCCGCGGTCACTTCGACACGATCGAGATGACCATCATCAATGATGCGACGGCGCGCAATGCCGCACTCCAGTCCGGTCAGGTCGATATCGTCAACCAGGTCGCGCCGCGCGTTGCCGGTCTGCTTGATCGTGCGCCGAACATCACCGTTGATCATGTTGCCGGTCGCGGTCACTACGTGTTCATCATGCAGTGCGATCAGCCGCCGTTCGACAACAGGGAACTGCGCAATGCGCTGAAATACGCCATCAACCGCGAGGAAATGGTCGAAAAGATCCTGCGCGGCTATGGTTCGGTCGGCAATGACTTCCCGATCAACGAAAGCTATCCGCTGTTCGATGACAGCATCGAGCAGCGCACTTACGATCCGGAAAAGGCCGCCGAACTCTACAAGGCTTCCGGTCATGACGGCAGCCCGATCATCCTGCGTGTTGCCGAAACCGCCTTCCCGGGCGCTGTCGATGCCGCGCAGCTCTTCCAGCAGAGCGCACAGGCTGCCGGCATTCCGCTTGAGATCCAGCGCGAGCCCGATGACGGCTACTGGTCGGATGTCTGGAACAACACGCCGTTCTGCGCCTCCTACTGGGATGGCCGTCCGGTTCAGGACCAGATGTACACCACCGCCTATCTTTCCAGCGCCGACTGGAACGACACGCATTTCTACAATGAGGAATTCGATGAGCTTCTTCTGGAAGCCAAGGGCGAACTCGACCAGGAAACGCGCAAGGAACAGTACAGCCAGATGGCGCAGATCCTGCGTGACGAGGGCGGTCTCATCTGCCCGATGTTCAACGAGTTCGTACAGGCCGTCAGCACCGATGTTCAGGGCTGGGAAGAAAACGGCGTCTTCGAGCTGATGAACGGTCTTGCTCCCGTAAAATGCTGGAAGGCCTGA
- a CDS encoding alpha/beta hydrolase: MDYTTYLDQTILDFVNETMTFYPADLKGDDWDGQRAAYDRMAAHFHAGRPVGLTVLDGTIAGVPVRFYGAETDTVIVYAHGGGFVLGGLESHDDVCAEIAAATGVQVVSVDYRLAPEHRHPAAYDDMISVVRALAQARRLVLCGDSAGASLCASVAGTWVGPALAGQVLIYPSLGFAPEGGSFETHAHAPLLSRDELRGYGDVRGGTPDDPRATPRAGDLARLPATFIYPAECDPLHDDALRYQAAAQAVGGSVHVETGTELVHGWLRARHRSQRAADMFRRITERLSLLCHGD; the protein is encoded by the coding sequence TCGACTTCGTCAATGAAACAATGACTTTCTATCCTGCGGACCTGAAGGGTGACGACTGGGACGGGCAGCGGGCGGCTTACGACCGCATGGCGGCGCATTTTCATGCTGGACGACCGGTAGGGCTCACGGTTCTCGACGGGACGATCGCCGGCGTGCCGGTTCGCTTTTATGGGGCAGAGACCGACACGGTCATTGTCTATGCCCATGGCGGCGGCTTTGTGCTGGGCGGGTTGGAGAGCCATGACGATGTTTGCGCGGAAATTGCCGCCGCGACCGGCGTTCAGGTGGTGTCCGTCGACTACAGGCTTGCGCCGGAGCACCGCCATCCGGCAGCCTATGATGATATGATTTCCGTTGTGCGCGCGCTTGCACAGGCGCGCCGGCTGGTGCTTTGCGGCGATAGTGCCGGCGCGTCGCTCTGCGCTTCCGTGGCTGGAACGTGGGTGGGGCCGGCGCTTGCGGGGCAGGTTCTGATTTATCCCTCGCTCGGCTTTGCACCGGAGGGCGGAAGCTTCGAGACTCATGCCCACGCGCCGTTGCTTTCCCGTGACGAGTTGCGCGGCTATGGCGATGTCCGCGGCGGCACGCCGGATGATCCGAGGGCCACGCCGCGGGCCGGCGATCTCGCACGCCTGCCCGCAACCTTCATCTATCCTGCCGAATGCGATCCGCTGCATGACGACGCGCTGCGTTATCAGGCCGCCGCGCAAGCTGTCGGCGGTTCCGTCCATGTCGAAACCGGAACGGAACTGGTGCATGGCTGGCTGCGCGCCCGCCACCGCAGCCAGAGGGCGGCGGATATGTTCCGGCGGATCACGGAGCGGCTCTCGCTCCTGTGCCACGGCGACTGA
- a CDS encoding 3-keto-5-aminohexanoate cleavage protein, protein MPLTMNRDVFITCAVTGSGSTQDRSPHVPRSPEAIAKSAIDAAKAGAAIVHCHVRDPETGAPSRLPALYREVTDRIRDAEVDVVLNLTAGMGGDITFGSTEAPLPVNEAGTDMIGAAERVVHIAECLPELCTLDCGTMNFAEADYVMTNTPGMLRAMGQMMTDLGVKPEIEAFDTGHLWFAKQLVKEGILTSPALVQLCMGVPWGAPNDLNTFMAMVNNVPEDWQWSAFSLGRDQMPYAAAAMLAGGNIRVGLEDNIYLSKGVLATNAQLVEKAVTIAENMGGRVIGPEAVREKLGLVKRAPKGAA, encoded by the coding sequence ATGCCTCTGACAATGAACAGGGATGTCTTCATCACGTGTGCCGTAACCGGTTCAGGCAGTACCCAGGACCGCTCGCCCCATGTTCCCCGTTCACCGGAAGCGATTGCCAAAAGCGCCATCGATGCCGCAAAGGCGGGCGCAGCGATTGTTCACTGTCATGTCCGCGATCCCGAAACCGGCGCGCCGTCACGCCTTCCCGCACTCTACCGTGAAGTGACGGACCGCATCCGCGATGCGGAGGTCGATGTGGTGCTGAACCTGACGGCCGGCATGGGCGGCGATATCACCTTCGGGTCGACGGAGGCGCCGTTGCCGGTCAATGAGGCCGGAACCGACATGATCGGCGCCGCCGAACGCGTCGTCCACATCGCCGAATGCCTGCCGGAACTGTGCACGCTCGATTGCGGCACGATGAATTTCGCCGAAGCCGATTACGTGATGACCAACACGCCCGGCATGCTCCGCGCCATGGGGCAGATGATGACGGATCTCGGCGTGAAGCCGGAGATCGAAGCCTTCGACACCGGCCACCTCTGGTTCGCCAAACAGCTGGTCAAGGAAGGCATTTTGACCTCGCCGGCGCTGGTGCAGCTATGCATGGGCGTGCCATGGGGCGCGCCGAACGACCTCAACACCTTCATGGCCATGGTCAATAATGTTCCGGAAGACTGGCAGTGGTCGGCCTTCTCGCTCGGTCGTGATCAGATGCCCTATGCGGCAGCCGCCATGCTTGCCGGCGGCAATATCCGCGTCGGGCTTGAGGATAATATCTATCTGTCGAAGGGCGTGCTCGCCACCAATGCCCAACTCGTCGAAAAAGCGGTCACGATTGCTGAAAACATGGGCGGTCGCGTCATCGGGCCGGAGGCCGTGCGTGAAAAGCTCGGTCTGGTCAAACGTGCGCCGAAGGGGGCTGCCTGA
- a CDS encoding ABC transporter permease, whose amino-acid sequence MNASLFKLVAQRLALGLMLIFFVSILIFAGTQMLPGDVAQAILGQSATPEALANLRAELGLNAPVYQRYITWLVGLLHGDLGTSLTNGQNIATAISGRLSNTLFLAGCAAIISVPLAIILGLVSVLYRNRWPDKLISTITLASISVPEFMLSYILIFYIGVQLGWAPSVAMINQNMSFFARLYAIALPVTVLVMVVLAHMMRMTRAALLNVMQSAYIETAELNGLSRFKVIWRHAFPNAIAPIVNVVMLNMAYLVVGVVVVEVVFVYPGMGQYLVDHVAKRDVPVVQACGIIFAAVYISLNMLADIFSILANPRLRHPR is encoded by the coding sequence ATGAACGCCTCCCTTTTCAAGCTTGTGGCCCAGCGGTTAGCGCTGGGCCTCATGCTGATCTTTTTCGTATCGATCCTGATCTTCGCCGGCACGCAAATGCTGCCCGGCGATGTCGCCCAGGCCATTCTCGGCCAGTCTGCCACACCTGAAGCGTTGGCAAACCTGCGCGCCGAGCTTGGCCTTAACGCGCCGGTCTACCAACGCTACATCACGTGGCTTGTCGGTCTTTTGCACGGCGATCTCGGAACATCTCTGACCAATGGCCAGAATATCGCGACCGCCATCAGTGGACGGCTTTCAAACACGCTGTTCCTGGCCGGGTGCGCCGCCATCATCTCGGTGCCGCTTGCCATCATTCTCGGTCTTGTTTCGGTGCTCTACCGCAACCGCTGGCCGGACAAGCTGATCTCGACCATCACGCTGGCCTCGATTTCCGTGCCGGAATTCATGCTGAGCTACATCCTGATCTTCTACATCGGCGTGCAGCTTGGCTGGGCGCCGTCGGTCGCGATGATCAACCAGAACATGTCGTTCTTCGCCAGACTGTATGCAATTGCGCTTCCGGTCACGGTGCTGGTGATGGTGGTGCTGGCGCATATGATGCGCATGACCCGCGCGGCGCTTTTGAACGTCATGCAGTCCGCCTATATCGAAACCGCCGAACTGAACGGGCTTTCCCGCTTCAAGGTGATCTGGCGGCATGCGTTTCCGAATGCCATTGCGCCGATCGTCAACGTCGTGATGCTCAACATGGCCTATCTGGTCGTCGGCGTCGTGGTGGTCGAAGTGGTCTTTGTCTATCCCGGCATGGGCCAGTATCTGGTCGACCATGTGGCCAAGCGCGATGTGCCGGTGGTTCAGGCCTGCGGCATTATCTTTGCCGCCGTCTACATCAGCCTCAACATGCTGGCGGATATCTTCTCAATCCTCGCCAATCCGCGCCTCAGGCATCCGCGATGA
- a CDS encoding GlxA family transcriptional regulator: MNVTFLLLDGFSNLVFSCLLEPLRMVHDLYREDIRWQVISADDEAVESSSHLLLVPTAKREDIEASDLLVIVSSNGYRQHPTPENQRLVMALARQSRYVIGADAGAWMLASTGLLDDLTATLHWSVISEFAETFPEVHVSQAGYVKEGRLWSCGGASTALELILAFITEEFGAARAFMVSSMFMHDASPQRDGARMPTALSVPGRGKMDAIINIMVETIENPLSLSALAERAHMSTRTLNRLFKAELGMSPGQYYQNIRLAHAREMAENTALGLREIAIRSGYSNAPALSKAFRKAYGHSLRKIEKKP; encoded by the coding sequence ATGAACGTCACATTCCTGCTCCTCGACGGCTTTTCGAACCTGGTCTTCTCCTGTCTTCTCGAACCGCTTCGCATGGTTCACGATCTTTATCGGGAGGATATCAGATGGCAGGTCATCAGCGCCGATGACGAAGCGGTTGAGAGCTCGTCGCACCTGCTGCTCGTCCCCACAGCAAAGCGCGAGGACATCGAGGCCTCCGATCTTCTGGTCATCGTCTCCAGCAACGGCTACCGCCAGCATCCGACGCCTGAAAACCAGCGCCTCGTGATGGCGCTCGCCCGACAGAGCCGTTATGTCATAGGCGCGGATGCCGGTGCATGGATGCTCGCCTCGACCGGTCTTCTGGACGACCTGACGGCAACGCTGCACTGGTCGGTGATCAGCGAATTTGCGGAAACCTTTCCGGAGGTTCACGTCAGCCAGGCAGGCTACGTCAAGGAAGGGCGGCTGTGGAGCTGCGGCGGCGCCTCGACGGCGCTGGAACTGATTCTCGCCTTCATCACCGAGGAGTTTGGCGCGGCCAGGGCGTTCATGGTCTCATCCATGTTCATGCATGATGCAAGCCCACAGCGCGACGGCGCGCGCATGCCGACGGCGCTTTCCGTGCCAGGACGCGGCAAGATGGACGCCATCATCAACATCATGGTGGAAACGATCGAAAATCCGCTGTCGCTCAGCGCGCTTGCCGAACGCGCCCACATGTCGACGCGCACCCTTAACCGGCTGTTTAAGGCCGAGCTCGGCATGTCGCCGGGGCAGTACTACCAGAACATCAGGCTGGCTCACGCCCGCGAGATGGCGGAAAACACGGCGCTGGGCCTGCGCGAAATCGCGATCCGCTCCGGCTATTCGAACGCCCCTGCCCTCAGCAAGGCCTTTCGCAAGGCCTATGGGCACTCGCTGCGCAAGATCGAAAAGAAGCCGTGA